The Chitinophaga caeni genome segment GGATCTTCTGGCAACGCTTCGTTTAAGCCAAAACAGGATGGAGATATCTTGCTTGCTCATAGCTACTTGTTTTTATGATGGTTAAGAATGAAATCATTTGAAATTCTTTGTGTTTTTTCAAGTGTTTCAAACTGCCATCACACATTCGGTTACCTAAAGTTGAGGTTTTTGCGTGGTAACCGAACAGGTAACCGAACAGGTAGCTATAAACTGATTTTCTTTGATATGCAATTTTTCGCAAAGCCGCTACAGCGGCATATATAAACGAAAAAAGGCATTCCTTAGAATGCCTTTCGTGATCCCGCTGGGACTCGAACCCAGGGCCCATACATTAAAAGTGTATTGCTCTACCAACTGAGCTACGGAATCAACCTCTTAATTTTCTCACCGTTACATCTCTGTTTCGATGGGAGTGCAAAAGTAGGAAAAAAATAATTCCTTCCAAATTTTTTGAATATTTTTTTGAATCGAAGTAATCCACATCTTCTGAAACACCCTACTACACAGCATTACAACCTTGTTGATAAATTCTTCTTTAGATAACGGTACGCCTCTACTATTTTTGCATCACATTTATCATATAGCAATGAATCAATTTTTTCAACATAAAGTTGTCGTCGTTACCGGGGGTACTTCCGGCATCGGTAAAGCAATTGCTGAAGAAGCGTTGAAGCTCGGCGCTGCCGTCGCGGTTTGCGGACGTAAGCAAGAGGCTTTAGATCAGTTGCAGGCAAGTTTACAATCCAATCGATTACTTACCTGCGTTGCTGATGTGAGCAAGGAGGAAGATTGTAAACGTTTTATCGAGCAAACTTTACAGCGTTTCGGCCGGCTGGATATACTCGTCAACAATGCGGGCATCTCGATGAGGGCCTTGTTCAAGGATGCCGAAGTGAAGGTGTTGCAGCAATTGATGGATATCAACTTCTGGGGAACGGTGTATTGTTCCAAGTTCGCCTTGCCCGAGATCATCAAGCAAAAAGGCACCATCGTAGGCGTCTCTTCCATAGCGGGTTACCGCGGCTTGCCCGGCAGGACGGGTTACTCCGCTTCCAAGTTCGCGATGCAGGGTTTCCTGGAAGCCTTGAGAACGGAGAACCTCCATACCGGCGTGAACGTGATGTGGGTTTGCCCGGGCTTCACAGCTTCGAATATCCGCAACACCGCTTTGAACCAACACGGCGCGGCACAAGGTGATACGCCGCTCGATGAAGGTAAGTTGATGAGCTCGGAAGAAGTGGCGCAACATACGCTGAAGGCCATCGCCAAACGCAAACGCACGCTCGTGCTGACGGGACAAGGTAAATTGACCGTTTTCATGAGCCGCATGTTCGCTTCCCTGGCCGATAAGTTGGTGTTTAACCACTTTAAAAAAGAACCCGGTTCTCCTTTACAATAAATTTTTATTAAGATTCTTGCCAAAAATTATGCTGCATAACCTGTTATGTATGTATATTTTGACTTTATTTGCACTTATATTTCTATCCGAAAAACCTAACCCATCCCCAAAAGTGATGCGATAGGCTACCCGGAAGAGAACCACATTTGAAACTAGAGATTGGAACGGGACTGACAAATGGCAATAATTACGCTTACATCTGATATCGGGTTACAAGATTACCTGGTGGGTGCTATCAAGGGGCAACTCTTGCAGTACTGCCCGGGGCATCATGTAATGGATATCTCGCACCAGGTCTCCCCTTTCAATTTGCCGCAAGCGGCCTATATCTGTAAAAGCGCTTTCCGCCACTTCCCTGCCGGTACTTTCCACTTGGTATTGATCAACTTGTTCGATAAAAAACCGGAACATATGTTGATCGTGCCTTACGATGATCAGTTCCTCGTTTGTGCCGACAATGGTCTCATCACGATGTTGATGGGTGAGAAGCCGAAGGAAGTTTACAAGATCCCCTTGGCGGACAACAGCCCCAGGAACACGATCCAGATCATCCGCATACTGGCCGCCACCCTGCAACAGCTTATAGATGGCAAATCATTGGAAGCCGTCGGCAGCAAGGATGACAACATCATCGAAAAAAAAAATCTGCAACCGCTTACAGGTGAAGACTATATAGAAGGACAAATCATCCACATCGACAATTTTGAAAACGTGGTGGTCAACATCACGCGCGAACAGTTCGAACAGCACAGGCAAGGTCGTAAGTTCGCGATTTATTTCAGGAGGGATGAGGTGATCAACAATATCAGCGAATCCTACCCGGATGTGCCGGAAGGGCACAAACTGGCGCTTTTCAACGCGGCGGGCTACCTGGAGATCGCCGTCAACAAGGGGAATGCTGCCGGGCTGTTCGGGCTGCAAGGCTTTGATCGCGGGCAATTGATTCAACCCACGCCATACACCCAACTATCTTTTTATCAAACGGTAAGAATTATTTTCGAATGATTTTACGCATCGTTAAAATGATCTTCGACCCCGGTAAAACGGGCGAATTTGAAGCTTTATTTGCCAGGCAAAAAGAGGCGATCCGCAATTTTCCCGGCTGTACCCACCTGGAATTATGGCGGGAGTCGCCCGGCGGTAATATTTACTTTACCTACAGCCACTGGAACAGTCCTGCCGACTTGGAATCTTACCGCCACTCCGAACTTTTCAGGGAAACTTGGGCTGCCACCAAGATCCTCTTCGCGGGCAAACCGGAGGCATGGTCGCTCAACCGCGTGGCCGGGCCGGTGGCAGGAGCTACAACTCCCCTTTAAGATAAATCCTTGAACTATAAGGAATTTGAAATAAATTAGATATTTATAAAACGTTAAAACTATTGTAGATACTAGCTTAATTAGTTAGATTTTCTATTTTTGTCCGAATCTTAAAACGACCTTATGAATTTTAACAGGATCAATAACATCGTGGGCTGGTTGGTTTGCATCTTCGCTTGCGTTGTTTATTTAATGACCATGGAGGCTACCGGCAGCTTATGGGATTGTGGGGAATTTATTTCGGCTGCTTATAAAGTGCAGGTGCCACACCCGCCCGGCGCTCCCCTGTTCGTATTGATCGGTAGGATGTTCACACTGCCTTTTAAGCCAACTGAAGCATCCCTGGGGATCAATATCATGTCGGCTTTATCGAGTGGTTTCACGATCTTATTCTTGTTTTGGACGATTACCCACTTTGCCCGCCGCATCGTACAAAAAGCGGGACAAACGCTTACCGGTAACCAGGTTACGGCTATCATGGGTGCGGGAATCGTGGGGGCAGCGGCTTATACCTTCAGTGATTCGTTCTGGTTTTCTGCTGTTGAGGGCGAGGTGTACGCGATGTCTTCCCTGTTCACTGCCGTTGTTTTCTGGGCCATGCTCAAATGGGAGCATGAGGCCGATCAAAAATACGCGGATCGCTGGATCATCCTGATCGCTTACCTGATGGGGCTTTCCATCGGTGTGCATTTATTGAACCTGTTAACGATCCCGGCCATGGTCATGATTTACTACTTCAAGAAGAACAAGGGCGCTACCAAGAACTGGGGCATCTTCTGGGCTTTCATGGTAGGTTGCTTGTTGACCGGCTTAGTTCAAAAATTCATCATTCAAGATACTATTACCGTTTCCGGCATCATGGACGTATTTTTCGTGAATACGTTGGGATTGCCTTTCTTCAGCGGTTTCACCTTCTACTTCTTAGCGATTTTCGCCGTGATGATCACCGGGTATTTCAAACCGAAGTTCGGTTTGTATGCGCCGTTAATCCTGGTGGCTTCGGTATTCTTTATCCCGGTATTGGATCCGGGTGGCAGCGGTGGTGCCAAGATGTTAAAAGTTATCTTAGGTGCATTGACCCTGACTTTGCCAACGATCTTGAAGAAATTTGATATCGATTTATCTATCCATAAAATCAAGCATTTCGTTCAATTGACAACTGCTTGTATCATCTTCTTGCTCTTGGGTTATTCTACTTACGTAACTACCTTGATCCGCTCTTCTGCGAATCCAAGCGTAGATATGTATAACGTGGACAACCCCGTTTCCCTGGTGGGTTACCTCGGCCGTGAGCAATACGGTGATTTCCCTTTGATCTACGGTCAAGTGTTTACTGCCAGTCCAACAGATTACAAAGAAACCGGCAACGTGTATATGAGGGGTAAAGATCGCTATGAAATTGCCGGTAAAAAGATGAAACCTGTTTATGATTCCAAGGATATGATGCTGTTCCCGCGTGTTTGGGATGCCAGCAACGAGCAAGGCCACGCGGATTATTACCGCTCCTTCCTGAACCTCGGCAAGGATGAGAAGCCTAATTTCGTTGATAATATCAAGTTCTTCCTGGGTTACCAGGTGAACTTCATGTACATCCGTTATTTCCTCTGGAACTTCGCGGGTAAACAGAACGATACGCAATGGAGTGGCAACGTGAGGGATGGTAACTGGATCTCCGGTATTGCCCCGATTGATAATGTTCTTTACGGTGATCAATCCGAAATGCCTGATAGCTTAAAGAACAACAAGGCGCACAACAAATACTATTTCCTTCCATTGATATTGGGACTGGTAGGATTTTTCTACCAATACAAACGTCATAAGAAAGATTCTTTAATCGTATCACTCTTATTCTTCTTTACGGGCCTGGCGATCGTATTATACCTTAACCAAGCCGGTAACCAACCGCGTGAACGGGATTATGCCTACGTAGGCTCTTTCTATGCCTTCGCGATTTGGATCGGCTTAGGTGTATTGTCGATTTCCGAATTTATAGAGAAGAAATCGAAATTTAAGATGTCGGCAGTATTAGCTACCGTGCTGTGTTTCGTGGCTGTGCCCTTGCTGATGGGCTTCCAAAACTGGGATGATCATGATCGTTCGCAAAAATTATTAGCCCGCGACGTGGCAAAAGATTACCTCGAATCCTGTGCCCCGAACGCGATATTATTTACCGTTGGTGACAATGATACGTACCCGCTCTGGTATGCTCAAGAAGTGGAAGGCATCCGTCCTGATGTGCGTGTCATCAACCTCAGCTTGCTGGGTGTAGATTGGTACATCGATCAACAACGCAGGATGGTAAACCAAAGTCCTGCCATACCGATGACCTGGTCAGCCGCAACTTACCGGGGCGATAACAGGAACTATGTGCAGTATGTCGATGCAGGGGTATTCCCGCAGGATCGCTTCTACAACCTCAAGGAAGTAATGCAATTCATCGCTTCCGACGATAATAGGGCCAAGCTTAGCACCAGCAGGGGCGATAAGATGAACTACTTGCCAACTCAAAAGCTGTTCATCCCCGTGAACGTGGAAGAAGTGATTAAGAACGGTACCGTTAGTATCGAGGACAGCGCTAATATTACGCCGCAAGTAACTTTCCAATTGACGAAGAACTTCTTGTATAAAAATGATTTGGCATTATTGGATATCATTGCTGCCAATGACTGGAAACGCCCGATCTACTTTACCGGTCCTACCGGGTTAGGTTTAGAAGATTATCTGCGCGTGGATGGCTTGACTTACAGGCTGGTACCGATCCGCCGCCCGCAAAGCGACGAGATCTTACCGGGCTTGCAAGACAACATCAACATCCCGGTAATGGAGAAAAACTTGATGACTAAGTTCGACTTCGGTGGTGCACAAACGCCGGGTACTTACTTCGATGAGCCTAACCGCCGCATGTTGCAAGTTATCCGCAACGCTTACACCAAGGCAGGTGTTGCTTTATCTAAAGTTGATGAGAAAGAACGTGCATTGAAGCTCCTGAACCGCATGGATACTAACATCCTGGATCAGAACTTCCCTTACGCGATGACATCACCGGGGAACATGCACAACCTTTATTCAATGGAGGTAGTTTATGCTTACTACTTAGCAGGTGATTTCAAAAAAGGCAACGAGATCAGCGATAAGATCATCCGTGATTTATCACAGCAACTGAATTATTACCAAAATCTGCCGAACAGCAAGATGACGGGCGACCTGCGCGATGATGCAATGCGCGCGGAAAGATTCAAGCAGATGCTCGAACAGATGAAGCAAGAATTTGCTAAAACACCAACAACATCGCCAACTTCAGTTGATGGTCATCAACAGATCAATACGATGGATTCTTCGAAATAGAATCGTCTAAATAATAAAAGCAAATCCCGCTTGAGATTTTTACTTAAGCGGGATTTGCTTTTGTCGGTTTTTGAATGGTCACTCCGATCCCGAGAATCTTTGCTGGTTCGAGCTTCAAAGCTCGGACCCACGCACAATTGTCAACATTTACAATTGTACCGGAAACCAAACAGTACGTACTCATTGCACGACGAGCCTCCTGGCTGGTTCGAGCTTCCAAGCTCGGACCCACGCACAATTGTCGACATTTACAATTGTACCGGAAACCAAATGGTACGTACTCATCGCACTGCGAACCGCCAATTGTTGGATTCCTAATACTGTAGATCAAGATCTTTTACCAGTAGAACGTTCTCCCGGCCGGGAGTCCGAGCTTGGAAGCTCGAACCAGTTATCATTCCAGGTAATTCAAAATAATCAGAAAAATGGCAATGCCCTATTACAAGGCATTGCCGAACACATATTTCAACTGTTCAATGAAATATCTACTGGAAAATTTCCGCGGTACTTTTCGCGGTAAAGCCGATGCTTGCCGTCATCCCCTTCCCGCCGATGGCAGTACGGATATGAATACGTTGGCCCAAATCGGCGTGGAAAATATTGTCCTTGTGTTGCGGATAATATCCGGCCCAGGTTTGCGCTATTTGTTTAACATCAAAATCCACGATCCTTGCAGCCTCCATTAGCATCAGTTCATTGATGTATTGATTCAATTTAAAACCCAGGTCATCCGCTTCGAAGGCTGCGGCATATTCATGCGAATCCCCGATGATAATGCTACCATCTGCCGCTTTCTTAAACAAAATATGAATACCCCAACGTTTCAATTCATGGTAATGATCGGGGATAGAAATTTTATGAAAAGACGGGCAATGTGTTTCAAAGCTCTCGTACCGGCGGATCGTTAAGCCGGTCAGGATATTCCCTTCCAATGCAACTTCCGGCATCGGGACGGTACGCATCATCTGCAATTTGCTTACTACTATACCACTTTCCCGGAATACGCCCGGGAATAACAATTTAAATTCATTGCCGCTGCAAATCACCACCTGTCCTGCCGTGTACATTCCCCTGCCCGCGGTCAGTACTTTCACATCACTACCTTTATCTTCGCAATCTACAACAGGTACATTGTAATGAATTTCAAAATTTTCAAAGCGTTCCTTCATCCATGATTGGATCTTATAAATCAAAACATCGGGCTCCACGGAAACCTCTTGCGGGAAGAATAGCGCTTCTTTTGCATAAGAAGATTTAATAGCAGGATATTTTTGTAAGATTTGATCCTTGGTTAATAATTGCGAGGTATAATTCTTAGCATCGAAATGAGCTTTCAATTCATGCAATAATAGTTGTTCATCATCATCAGAAGCAATATAAACGCTTCCGTTGTTACGGATCGAAATATCCATCTCTTCCTGGATCGATTTATATACTTCCAAACCCTGCCTGCCGTATTCAAACCATTCATTGGCCATTCCCGAAGGTACCACCTGCCCAAAATTGCGTACCGTAGCTCCAACCGGATAATTATCCCTTTCAAATAACAACACCTTCTTTCCCATCATCAAAGCATGGTAAGCATGGAATGTTCCCATGATCCCACCACCAACAACTATTAAATCAAATTTATTCACCAATTGTAATTTATTTACAAATATTAAAATTTTATTGAGCAATATTAAACACTTGAATGAAAATTACCGGGAAATCCAGGTTAACAATATATTAAATTAAAAGGAGCTCGATGATGTATCATCCTTATTAAACCCTTGTATTGGTCATGTCAAGATGCAGAATTAAAAAAGGCGACAATGTAAATTGCCGCCTCTATAAAATCAATAATTTATAATAGAATCAACTACAATAACGACCTGAAATTTGCTACACTTTGTTTTACTTCCGGCACGCTATTGTCCCAATGGTATTCATATTCCGCTGAGATTGGCCCCTTGAAACCTATTTCTTTCATCGTGGCCATGATGGCAGGGATATTGCTGGTCCCTGTATTCCAGATAACATCATGCGCCCTGCGGGATTTTTCGTTCAAATCCTTGAAGTGCATACTGAACACATGGCCTTTCAATTTTTTCAAACACTCGATCGGATCTAAACCGGAACGTACCCAGTGACCGATATCTGCACAAGATCCCATGTATTGGCTGCGCCCTTTTATCGCTACCAAAACGCTATCGGGATGCCAATAATGGCTGGGTTTGGGATGATCGTGCATGGCCAGGTGGATTTTAAATTCATCGCAAAGCGAAGAAACGAGATCTAAATCGCTATCCTTCGGTTCAGAGTTAATTACTTCGATACCCATCGCCTTGGCAAATTCAAACAATTTGCGCCAATCGGCCGGGCTGCTGGGAACAACCACGCCATAGGCTACCAAAGTAAGACCTTTACTTTTAATCAAACCGAGCACCTTGGCGCGGGTTGCAGCGTCCATCTTAAAATCCATCGTCCCTTCAATACCGCCGCCAATTTTTTGACCGGGATAACATTCCACGTACTTCAAGCCGCAGGAATCGATCTTGTCCAATGCTTCCGCCAAGGTAAACCTGTTGAAGGTATATGCCTGGGCGCCGAGTTTCCAGCCCAGTTGTTCCGCCTTATCTTGCGCCATCGCCATGCTGCCCATCAAAAGGAAGCAGATGAGAAACAAGCTATTTGCTAGTTTTTTAGTCATAACATGAGAATTTTGTATGGTAATTGGCAGAAAATTAATGGTATTATCCTAATAAAGCAAGATTCGAGGTTAAAATATGTTCAAACATTTAACCGAAACCTGGCCTATGGCTGAATTGTTTTCCTTAATTTAGGTGTAGATAATTTAGATTAAGGGTTATGAGAGGAATAGTTTTTTCACGGTTCGATCCGAACGAAAATGCCCGCTCCCCATTTGACAGGTTGCTCAGTTTCTTCACTCAATTACTCACTTATACGAGCGGTGATTTTAATGAAGCCTTGCAATGGCTCATGGAGCTTGACAAACAGTATCAATTAACCGATAAAAATTATGGAATCGGTGATTTTTTAAACGATTTAAAAGAAA includes the following:
- a CDS encoding SDR family oxidoreductase, with product MNQFFQHKVVVVTGGTSGIGKAIAEEALKLGAAVAVCGRKQEALDQLQASLQSNRLLTCVADVSKEEDCKRFIEQTLQRFGRLDILVNNAGISMRALFKDAEVKVLQQLMDINFWGTVYCSKFALPEIIKQKGTIVGVSSIAGYRGLPGRTGYSASKFAMQGFLEALRTENLHTGVNVMWVCPGFTASNIRNTALNQHGAAQGDTPLDEGKLMSSEEVAQHTLKAIAKRKRTLVLTGQGKLTVFMSRMFASLADKLVFNHFKKEPGSPLQ
- a CDS encoding SAM hydrolase/SAM-dependent halogenase family protein, yielding MAIITLTSDIGLQDYLVGAIKGQLLQYCPGHHVMDISHQVSPFNLPQAAYICKSAFRHFPAGTFHLVLINLFDKKPEHMLIVPYDDQFLVCADNGLITMLMGEKPKEVYKIPLADNSPRNTIQIIRILAATLQQLIDGKSLEAVGSKDDNIIEKKNLQPLTGEDYIEGQIIHIDNFENVVVNITREQFEQHRQGRKFAIYFRRDEVINNISESYPDVPEGHKLALFNAAGYLEIAVNKGNAAGLFGLQGFDRGQLIQPTPYTQLSFYQTVRIIFE
- a CDS encoding putative quinol monooxygenase, giving the protein MILRIVKMIFDPGKTGEFEALFARQKEAIRNFPGCTHLELWRESPGGNIYFTYSHWNSPADLESYRHSELFRETWAATKILFAGKPEAWSLNRVAGPVAGATTPL
- a CDS encoding protein O-mannosyl-transferase family produces the protein MNFNRINNIVGWLVCIFACVVYLMTMEATGSLWDCGEFISAAYKVQVPHPPGAPLFVLIGRMFTLPFKPTEASLGINIMSALSSGFTILFLFWTITHFARRIVQKAGQTLTGNQVTAIMGAGIVGAAAYTFSDSFWFSAVEGEVYAMSSLFTAVVFWAMLKWEHEADQKYADRWIILIAYLMGLSIGVHLLNLLTIPAMVMIYYFKKNKGATKNWGIFWAFMVGCLLTGLVQKFIIQDTITVSGIMDVFFVNTLGLPFFSGFTFYFLAIFAVMITGYFKPKFGLYAPLILVASVFFIPVLDPGGSGGAKMLKVILGALTLTLPTILKKFDIDLSIHKIKHFVQLTTACIIFLLLGYSTYVTTLIRSSANPSVDMYNVDNPVSLVGYLGREQYGDFPLIYGQVFTASPTDYKETGNVYMRGKDRYEIAGKKMKPVYDSKDMMLFPRVWDASNEQGHADYYRSFLNLGKDEKPNFVDNIKFFLGYQVNFMYIRYFLWNFAGKQNDTQWSGNVRDGNWISGIAPIDNVLYGDQSEMPDSLKNNKAHNKYYFLPLILGLVGFFYQYKRHKKDSLIVSLLFFFTGLAIVLYLNQAGNQPRERDYAYVGSFYAFAIWIGLGVLSISEFIEKKSKFKMSAVLATVLCFVAVPLLMGFQNWDDHDRSQKLLARDVAKDYLESCAPNAILFTVGDNDTYPLWYAQEVEGIRPDVRVINLSLLGVDWYIDQQRRMVNQSPAIPMTWSAATYRGDNRNYVQYVDAGVFPQDRFYNLKEVMQFIASDDNRAKLSTSRGDKMNYLPTQKLFIPVNVEEVIKNGTVSIEDSANITPQVTFQLTKNFLYKNDLALLDIIAANDWKRPIYFTGPTGLGLEDYLRVDGLTYRLVPIRRPQSDEILPGLQDNINIPVMEKNLMTKFDFGGAQTPGTYFDEPNRRMLQVIRNAYTKAGVALSKVDEKERALKLLNRMDTNILDQNFPYAMTSPGNMHNLYSMEVVYAYYLAGDFKKGNEISDKIIRDLSQQLNYYQNLPNSKMTGDLRDDAMRAERFKQMLEQMKQEFAKTPTTSPTSVDGHQQINTMDSSK
- a CDS encoding TIGR03364 family FAD-dependent oxidoreductase, whose product is MNKFDLIVVGGGIMGTFHAYHALMMGKKVLLFERDNYPVGATVRNFGQVVPSGMANEWFEYGRQGLEVYKSIQEEMDISIRNNGSVYIASDDDEQLLLHELKAHFDAKNYTSQLLTKDQILQKYPAIKSSYAKEALFFPQEVSVEPDVLIYKIQSWMKERFENFEIHYNVPVVDCEDKGSDVKVLTAGRGMYTAGQVVICSGNEFKLLFPGVFRESGIVVSKLQMMRTVPMPEVALEGNILTGLTIRRYESFETHCPSFHKISIPDHYHELKRWGIHILFKKAADGSIIIGDSHEYAAAFEADDLGFKLNQYINELMLMEAARIVDFDVKQIAQTWAGYYPQHKDNIFHADLGQRIHIRTAIGGKGMTASIGFTAKSTAEIFQ
- a CDS encoding sugar phosphate isomerase/epimerase family protein; its protein translation is MTKKLANSLFLICFLLMGSMAMAQDKAEQLGWKLGAQAYTFNRFTLAEALDKIDSCGLKYVECYPGQKIGGGIEGTMDFKMDAATRAKVLGLIKSKGLTLVAYGVVVPSSPADWRKLFEFAKAMGIEVINSEPKDSDLDLVSSLCDEFKIHLAMHDHPKPSHYWHPDSVLVAIKGRSQYMGSCADIGHWVRSGLDPIECLKKLKGHVFSMHFKDLNEKSRRAHDVIWNTGTSNIPAIMATMKEIGFKGPISAEYEYHWDNSVPEVKQSVANFRSLL